From Symphalangus syndactylus isolate Jambi chromosome X, NHGRI_mSymSyn1-v2.1_pri, whole genome shotgun sequence, the proteins below share one genomic window:
- the SASH3 gene encoding SAM and SH3 domain-containing protein 3, with amino-acid sequence MLRRKPSNASEKEPTQKKKLSLQRSSSFKDFAKSKPSSPVVSEKEFNLDDNIPEDDSGVPTPEDAGKSGKKLGKKWRAVISRTMNRKMGKMMVKALSEEMGDTLEEGSASPTSPDYSLDSPGPEKMALAFSEQEEHELPVLSRQASTGSELCSPSPGSGSFGEEPPAPQYTGPFCGRARVHTDFTPSPYDHDSLKLQKGDVIQIIEKPPVGTWLGLLNGKVGSFKFIYVDVLPEEAVGHARPSRRQSKGKRPKPKTLHELLERIGLEEHTSTLLLNGYQTLEDFKELRETHLNELNIMDPQHRAKLLTAAELLLDYDTGSEEAEEGAESSQEPVAHTVSEPKMDIPRDSGCFEGSESGRDEAELAGTEEQLQGLSLAGAP; translated from the exons ATGCTGCGCCGCAAGCCCTCCAATGCCAGTGAGAAGGAGCCCACTCAGAAGAAAAAG CTCTCCCTTCAGCGCTCCAGCAGCTTCAAGGATTTTGCCAAATCCAAACCCAGCTCCCCCGTGGTGAGCGAGAAGGAGTTTAATCTGGATGATAAC ATTCCAGAAGATGACTCAGGTGTCCCCACCCCAGAGGATGCTGGGAAGAGTGGCAAAAAGCTGGGGAAGAAGTGGAGGGCAGTGATTTCCCGAACCATGAACAGGAAGATGGGCAAGATGATGGTGAAGGCCCTGTCAGAAGAGATG GGAGACACTCTGGAGGAGGGCTCTGCCTCCCCGACATCTCCAGACTACAGCCTGGACAGCCCTGGCCCTGAGAAGATGGCGCTGGCCTTTTCTGAGCAAGAGGAGCATGAACTTCCGGTGCTCAGTCGCCAGGCATCAACAG GCAGTGAGCTCTGCAGCCCCAGCCCAGGTTCTGGCAGCTTCGGGGAGGAACCACCTGCCCCCCAGTACACAGGGCCTTTCTGTGGCCGGGCACGAGTCCACACCGACTTCACTCCCAGCCCCTATGACCACGACTCGCTGAAACTGCAG AAAGGAGATGTGATCCAGATCATTGAAAAGCCACCTGTGGGCACGTGGCTGGGCCTACTCAATGGCAAGGTGGGCTCTTTCAAATTCATCTATGTGGATGTGCTGCCCGAGGAGGCCGTGGGGCATGCCCGCCCCAGCCGCCGACAGAGCAAGGGCAAGAGGCCCAAGCCTAAGACCCTGCATGAGCTGCTGGAGCGCATCGGCCTGGAG GAGCACACGTCCACCCTCCTGCTCAATGGCTACCAGACACTGGAGGACTTCAAAGAGCTGCGAGAAACACACCTCAATGAGCTGAACATTATGGACCCACAGCACCGGGCCAAGCTGCTCACGGCCGCCGAGCTGCTGCTGGACTATGACA CTGGCAGTGAGGAAGCTGAAGAGGGCGCCGAGAGCAGCCAGGAGCCAGTGGCACACACAGTGTCGGAACCCAAGATGGACATCCCGCGCGACTCAGGCTGCTTTGAGGGCTCAGAGAGCGGGCGCGatgaggcagagctggcaggcacTGAGGAGCAGCTGCAAGGCCTCTCCCTGGCCGGGGCACCTTGA